In the Salvia miltiorrhiza cultivar Shanhuang (shh) chromosome 8, IMPLAD_Smil_shh, whole genome shotgun sequence genome, AGTAGGGTTAAGAAAATTATGAGTACTGCCGTTGTCAATCATTACCTGAAAACGGTGATGATGCTTGGTTCCCCAGAGACGGAGAGAGCGTGGCTGGGTGGTGCCAAAGAGTGAGTGGAGGCTGGAGATATCGCCCAGAATAAGACCCGTGTCGGGGTCGGAGCCCGGTGGATCGTTACTGTCGTCGTCAGATGGGAGATCGTCGCCCTCAAGAAGCATGACCGTGCCTTTATTTTGGCAGCGATGAGACGGGTTCCATTTTTGGTCGCAACGGAAACATAATCCGCGCTCGCGTTTCTCACGGGTTTCGGCAGGAGTGAGCCGCCGAACTGGTAGTGGTGTAGTACCCTCGCGCCGAGGAACGGACGCGGATGCAGCTGCGTGGGCGGGGGTCGAGCCTGATAAGAGAGACGGCGGCGTCGTTGATGATTGTGGCACCACAGGCGGCGTGGACGTAGGGCGAGAAAAGGACCGAGAGAAGCTACGAGTCTCAGTTTGAGTGTCCATGTGTTTGCTCTCAAAGATACGTGCGAGAGAAAAAGTCTCGTCCAAAGTATGAGGACGGTTCATCTGTAACTCTCTACGGATCGATGGTTGAAGACCCGAAATATAGAAGGAGATCAATAGGGGCTCTGAGATGCCGTGAGTGCGGCCCATAAGAGCCTCGAAGGAGGACTGGTAGTCGGCGACAGATCCGGTCTGTGAAAGCTTGGCGAGCATACCCTCGGGGTCCTCAAACTGAGAAGGCCCGAAACGAGAGCGAACGCGAGATAGAAAATCCGACCATGAGGAGAGAATACCTTGGGATTTCAGCCACTGAAACCATGTAGAAGCTCGGCCATCCAGATGAAAGGCAATAATCTGAAGGCGTTGGGCGTCCGGAATATTGTGATATTGAAAATATTCCTCGATTTTGAAAATCCAAGAGTGAGGATCGTCGCCGTCGAAGCGAGGAACATCGAGGCGGAGCAGTGGACCGCGAGGTGGATGAGAGTCGCCGGGTTGGAAGAGTGCGACTGGTGGGACATCTTGAAGAGAGCGACCAGTTCATCGATCTGTTTTTGCATAGCGGTGAACGGCGCTTGCCATTCGGGAGCGTCGGGGGCCATGAGACGTCAATGAAAGCACCAATTAATACGCTACGTATCAATTATCACGTTAAAGAGAACGTGAAACTCCTTGCCACTCTCACGATCACGCAAGAATTGACTCTCAAAGATAAATATTCatagcataaaaatcaaagaacAAATCCCTAGCTTTATATAGGAGCTTGGGCGACATGCAAAAGGAAATAAATCCTAACCCTACGGGCTCTCTATCATGGCCCAAAGAAAGAGATAAACAATAACTAGATAAATTATATCTAAACAAGGAAAAGATAATATCTAAGACTAGACTTGATCACGAGGCGAAGCGGGCGGGTTTCTTGATCTCACGACGGGTTCGGCGTTGGGCTAGGCTGGGTTCCTCTTGCTGGGCCTCCATAATATCTGTAGCTGGGCTCGTATCactctttctatttttctcctcatttactttatctatctcTTACTTTTTTCACTATTCTATTTATCTATCTCTCTCCTTATTTACTTtatctctctcttacttttttactactctatctatctctctcttcatttactttatctgcattttcttaatttgtgtgTCCCATTTTTTTAGTACATTTCTTTACTCTGTGGCAATTCTCAAGCTCTAATTCATTCATTATTGTTGATTTACTGGTTGAACATTGGTTTATGGAGAGTTACTTATTATCACTACCACTTTTGGTGCTCAGAGAAATTATAACATTTTACCTTTTGTTTAGAGGGTATATTATGTTCCTCAGTAAGGTTTTAATGAAGCTCGGCTCATTATAAGATTATATCATCTTTTCAATTATTTGTTTTTTCTCAAGGTGCAGtcttgttgttacatttctcaGGTGTTCCTCCTGTCATACGAGACGGTGAACTGAGGCTCTGAATCAAGAGGTTTTCAAATTTCTGGAGCTTTTATGCTTTATGTTCTTGAATTGTGACTTTTGCTGCTTGGTTGTGTAGAAtctaataaactgaaaattgggTTTGATAATATGAATTATATTAGTAGTGTTGTGGCTTGATTTGATGGATTTAAAATTACGATTGGTATATGTGAGGAATATTTGCCTTAATTTAAGCTGAAGGAATCAGGATTCGAAGGTGACAACGAGCGGAGGACCTCTAGTGCAAATATGAGAACACCGAGGGAGTTAGTTGCAAATGTTTCTAATAAGGATGCATTACATCTCGACCGTTCAATGctttcaacggatgagattagaTCTCATCAAATGTTAGTTTTAACAGAATAGCTGCACATTGTAATCAAAGTTCGTTTGTGATCAACAAAAATCGTCTTTCTCTTGGCCCGTTAATgtgtttattttaattgttcATATTCTTggaatttatttgattgtttataatttaattatgagtagcaaaattcttaattcggcgagaataatgaaatacTGATTTaatatctgtgagacctaattgttcATATAATTGATTTATATTAATTTCGATTTATTATTTGTGTTTAGAGTTgattccgattttatttaagcctgatcaacttaagatttaattggattaaagtcaattggttcctccaatccgtaattgttgaaatagggctgattagtgatgaaactaccatgttcgtagtaggaattataggaattatttggtggtatacgacgtccaccaccCGTGTACGAATAGGGGTGTTCACAATTTGATTTAAACCGTaaaccaaatcaaaccaaaCCGTATTTAtgtggtttggtttggtttacggtttgaaaaatatgatttgatttatatttttGCAAAAATATGGTTtatggtttaggtttgattttttaaaattatagatcaAGCCAAACCGTAAATCGTAATATATTTAaaccaattattattattattattattattattattattattattattattattattattattattcaagtatattttgaaagtttaataaaattatataatattccTATCCATTAAAGTCTTTAATTACATATCATCACACAATAAGCTTACTTTTCTTAAACTTAATTCTTAATCcctaatttatttgtttagatgGATGCTAGAATCTCGATAAACATGAATAATATGGAGAAAAGACATATTAAATGTCTGTTGAGTGGTTATCAATTAACATTGGACGAGGGAGTGGTTGAGTTGAGAGTCTATTGGGGTTGGATAGTAGAGTGCatgaattaaaatgtatgaacaAAATGAAGAATCTGAGAAATTTCTCAACAAAAATACACGACAACGAAAGCTTGTCAGCCATGATCTGTTTGATTTTTGATGATTCTGCACAGTTTTATTCCACCCCTGACTCAAGAAATATTGAGTCTATTAATAAAgtaataacattttaaatgccAAATAAATTGCAGAGGTTATTTGCTAGTATAATCTTGGTATATAGTGTCCCAACAAATGTGAGAATCTTTTAGGATCCCTACTTTGATGCGTTGTCCAAAGATTTCAAAACTAAGTACTTCAATTGAATTGTGAGTTTACAAAACTTTGAAAAAGTTTATTACTATCTTAGAAAGcatgagaaaaaaatatacattccTATGATCTTCCAGAAATTCTTAGATATGTTGATATTATAGGTAATGCAAATCATGAACAACAGACAATGCTTGTGTTGCATCGAGAAAGGAGACGGTGGAAGTTTTTTAATCTTGTAAAGTTTTTATTAATTGTGTTGAATCATCCGACATGTAtattaagtactccctccgcccaTTAAataacttcattttttttttctttttcgtctaTTCGCATAACATCTTTCTACTCCATTTTTGATAATAATCTCACTAACCATCACTCTTAAATTCCCCATTTATTTAACATATTGTCACTAATATAATGTAACCATACAAACTTATTAACTATCTCAACTTTTTTTAAATTGTGGGGGGCCTTTTCCACTTACCAAACACACaattatatttcttaaaaccccTTTCCACTGCTATGAGGAAGTTATTTTATGGACTAGTgtctttataatttatttttggcaGAATtctaatttaatattgatttattATCTGCAACAAATAAAagtttaaatattatattgagGAATATTTAAAAACAACTATTTTTAAGAGTTCagaaatttagaaaaaaaaaatatgtattgaTAATGTTTAGCAtccaataaattgaaaattgggtTGCTTAATATGAATATATGTAATTCTTAGCTCAAAGTCTAAATATTATATTGAGGAATATTCGTGTTGGTTAGCATGAATATACTAATACTAATGGTAGTGTTGTGCTTTGATTTGATGGATTTAAAATCATGATTGGTGAATATTTAGCTCAACCGTTTTCTTTACTTTGAAAACTCTTTCCTACTATAAATAAGTGATCAAGTAATTATTAACGAAGCCCGACTATATATCAGCCCAATTGCAAAGATCCACTAATGAAAGAAATGGATCCACGCCTTAATTAAAAGATCcaataaacataaattaaacCCACAAATTATGAGGCCCAACAGTACTTCAATTTCATGTTATAAAATCCAACTCAAAAGCCCAATCAAATTAAGTACTTCCTCCAACCATATAAAAAGTATTCTTCTCTAaatgacacggattttaataaattagTTGAATGTATTGTGACTTGTGAGTGGACTGTAAGGGTCCCGCTTTAATGTAAGTagaaaacttaccaaaaatagaccggatacattttatgaggacgaacgaaaatgacaaattggatacattttatgaggacaaagggagtatatgTTGTTATCATACCTTAATATGTATATGTTTGAAAATTCAGTATGATCGCTGGatctttaaaaaatttataataaaacttctataaattaataacttcgGGACCTTAGAATTTTATCTATaaactaataatttattaatatatcgaTAAATTTTAAAGATGTTTACTGTAgttatagaattaaataaaccgaatgctaattaaaaaaatttaatatactaCACTGACGATGCCCGGTGAAAATCGATCGATCGACAAAGTGAGATATGACAGAACACCGACGGTGAGGTCAGTGTCCACATAATCAATAAAAAATTTACCAACGAATTTTTGCTGTCGTCGGTGATCATCGATGGCCTTTCGGCCAAATAGTTCATCGTTTTATCTACTGACGTCGCCGGAGTGGGCCAGCGATTTTACTGATGTATACAAATGTATGTAATTGAAAATACATCACTGGTTCAAAAGGATTACCAAAACTCATCATCCCATCCAAGGGCCGGCTTCTTCCATTGTCACGGGAACCTATCTCATTGATCTTGTTGCTCTATTAATATAACCCCAATATTAAGTAATAAGGTTTTAAGATAATGAGGCATAATTCCAAGTAAACCAACTTAACATTGCAATACAATGAATTTAGACAAAAATATAACCTAATTCATTAGCCAACTACTAATCGTAATCAACCCAATAGCTAAAATCATTATTGAAACAAAAGCCAAAACCAGCAACTGATGCTCCAATTGATGCCACGTCAATTTCGCATTTAGGGAAAACACTCGTCGTGGGAAGAATCAGAAAATAAgtaaaggtggtgtattatGAAACAGATTTTAAAAATGGCGTGCAATTTTAGAATTTGGTAAAATTTTGTGTATTAAGTGAAGGACAATTAACCCATGTATATTAACAATATATGTTTtgtaattctatttttattgtcATCTTCTTATCTTCTCAGACCACTCCACTAATAAAGGTAAAGAGCACAAATACTATTAAATCAAAGGGACACACTGAAAAGCAACTAAAGCGATAAATAAAGTACTTTAACTACTTTTCAttgaatgaagaagaagaagaagaagaagacaaggtAGAAACACAATAATGAGTTGGTGCTTTCTCAGAAGATAAACTACTTTCACTCTTTTCTCATACAACTCTCCAAGTCCTAATTTCTCTGTTCCGGAATAAAAATTCTTCGCAATCTCCATTGAAGAATTTGTATTCACCACAACGAGTTCCTCATCCTTATTCCTCTCTATATATACTCTCACCAATAGTAAATCAATTTGACCAAAGAAATTCGAGTTTGGAATTGTTGCGATGGCAGAAGCTGTTGTGTCGACTGCTCTGGAAACCTTGTGCGATTTGTTGGTGGATGAAGCAAGGTTTTTATCTGGTGTGGGTGACCAAGTGAAGGAGCTCGAGATCCAGCTCAAAGAGATGAAGTGTCTTCTCAAAGATGCCGACAGAAGACGACATGAAAgcaaaataattttgaattggATCTCGGAGATCAAAGATCTTGTGTACAGAGCCGAAGCTGCCATTGAAAGACACGCAGCTTATCAAGTGACTTCAAGGAGAAAACAAGGCCTCAAACAGCTCCTCCGCAGATGTAGCTGTAGTTTGGAAGTATACAAGTCGATCCACCAATTAGGCTCGGAGATTTCACCAATCAAATCCCGACTTGAAAGGATAAACAAGGAAATGTTAGAAAGTGGCATAAAGAAGAGCATCATCAACAATACAGATGAAGGGGAAAGCTCGTCCGCCAACAACAGGGCAAGGAAGAGTTTCCCCGAATTCGAGATCGGAGACTGTTTTGTGGGGATGAAGGACGAgctcaagcagcttcttcatcTCCTAGTGGAAGACGAAAAGCATCGAGTTATTTCAGTGTGGGGAATGGGGGGATCAGGCAAGACCACCATTGCCAAAAAGCTCTACAACGAGACCAAGACCAAGTTTGATCTTTCCGCGTGGCTTTGCATTAGTCAGCAATGTCCAAGTTTTCAATCTGTTTGGAAGGATATTCTCAAGCAGCTAGAGCATCAAAACACGAAGGATGGGCCAAAAATAAGAGAGGACGTTGTTGCAAATCTGAGCGAGTGGGAGCTGAAGGAGCGACTATGCAAGATACAAAAAGAGAAGCGATGCCTCATTGTTTTTGACGATCTTTGGGAAACTTCTCATTGGGATGGCTTCAAGCATCCCTTCCTTGTACAAGATTTGCACAGCAAAATCTTGATCACCACGCGCAAACAGGAAGTCGCAGAGATTGGATGTCAAGTAAAACTTGGGCTTCTAAAAGAGGAAGATGCTTTGGAACTACTCAAGAAGAAAGCATTTCCCCACACCAACATTCCAGGTTAGTTGGATTTGACTTCTAGTCTACAAATAAAGTTACTATTCAAATAATTGTCATTTGTTTTTCAATGCAGAGTTTGCATTGGAAGAAAATGTTGAGAAAATTGGGAAAGATGCAGAGTTTGCATTGGAAGAAAATGTTGAGAAAATTGGGAAAGAAATGGTGAAGAAATGTGGGTATTTGCCGTTGGCAATTTGTTTACTCGGTGGGGTCTTGAGAAAGACAAATTCGATGATGGAGTGGAAGTTAGTCAAAGAATTCATATATAGAGATGAAAAGGAGATTGATGGAGTGCTAAATTTAAGCTATGAAAGTCTACCCTATTATTTGAAGTCATGCTTTCTCTATATGGGTATATTTCAAGAGGATGAAGATATATATGTTGAGGATCTATATATGATGTGGATAGCACAAGGCATGATTTCTATTGGAGACAAGGACAAAACTTTGATGGAAATTGCAGAGCTCTACTTGGGTGAGTTGGCCTCCAGGTCCATCGTCCAAGTCGAAATTTACGATGGTGTCGCACCTGGAAGAAGATATTTCAGCTGCAAACTTCATGATGTAGTAAGAGAACTGTGTTTGAAATTGGGGAGAAGTGAGGATTTTGGTGTGCAGAGTTTGGAGTATCAAAGTGGGAAAGCTTCCTCGCATAGGAAAATACGGCATTTGGCTATACATTTCAGGAAAGAAGTTCAAGTGGAACCAGACGAGCTTACAGTCACTTGGGGAGAAGATAGTAGCGAACATTTAAGGTCTCTTCAAATGTTCAATCACATAGGTTCGGGTGTTATTGTTGAGTTTCCCCAGCAAGGTATCGTTGATTTtcagaaattcaaattgctGAGAGATCTAGTTATGGTGGGATTCAAATTTGAAGGAAGAAAGTTATCGAAAGGAATCGCTAGTCTTGTTCACCTTAGACGTTTGTATTTAAAAAGATGTGAATTTGATAAGCTACCATCGTCCATAAGGAATTTGGTGTACATGGATACCCTTGATTTAACTAGTTCGAGGAATATCGAAGTTCCAAATGTTTTTGAGGAGATGGTACGTTTAAAGCACTTGATTCTTCCCGATTATGATCCGCCCAAAATTGGAAGTTATCGATTGACATTGGACGAGGGAGTGATTGAGTTGGAGACCCTGTGGAATTTGGATAGTAGAGTGCATGATTTAAAATGTATGAACAAAATGAAGAATCTGGCAAGTTTCAGAACAAAAATACACGACAATGAAAGCTTGTCAGCCAACATCGACGCCATTGCTCTCATGGAAAAGTTACTGTATTGTTGGGTTGAAATCAAAACGGGTTGCGAGTTAGGAACAAATAAGGGAGTGTTAACGCTGAAGAAGGTAATCACATGTCCCAATCTTCATTCCTTGTGGATTGAAGTTAAGTTAGGGAAGGCGCTGGCAGAGTGCGGGAGTGACTTCATCAGTTCAAAACTTATAAGTTTGGGGCTGTCAGAATGTGAGATTGAGGATGATCCAATGGGGATACTGGGCAAGCTTCCTTGCTTGAGAGATTTGTATTTATGGAGGAAATCATTTGTGGGGGAGAAGATGACGTGTCTATCAAACAGTTTTCCTCGCCTCAAGAGGCTTCATCTATTGCAATTACCGAACCTGAGAGAGTGGAGAGTGGGGGCAGGAGCCATGCCCATTCTCTCTGAGTTACGGATAGATGAGTGTTCTAGTCTGAAGATGCTTCCAGAGGGATTGAGTGGCATTTCTACTCTTCGGGAACTGCATATCTATGGAGAATTGGGAAAGAGGGTATCAGCATCAGGAGACGATTTCCACAAAGTCTGCCATGTCCCTTCAATTATCATCCGAAACTACTAACCAGTCTAGTCTCCACCCGGGTAATGCTTGCACCAATCTCATCCTCAATTCCCAATTTTTAACTAGTTTTTCTTTAAAAGATAGGTATCTCGATAAGGTTTTAATTATGTTGTTTCATGTCTCAAGTGTTTCTCTTTAATTATTCGCATTCTTTTCTCTGCTTCCTTATTTCTCTTTTATCACTTTTAACAATTTTCAAAATATGTCTATCAAACAGTTgagtctctctctcttcaagaGAGAGACAAGAGACTCAATTTTCCATGTCTACAAATTAAGAGTTTCTCAAGACTTACAGtaaaaaattagataaaattcTTGATAATGCCAATTCAGCAAACCTTCACCATTATCATCAGCTAGCGCTCAGAATAAGAATgacatatttttttgaaaaataccCTGAGCTTtcgtttttcatttaaaaatctCTAACTTTTAACAATTTTCAAAATATGTCTTGTTGTATAAAATTTGATgacaaaataattcattttcatcattattttcaaaatagttAACCAAAACAGGCAGGTCGGTTGTTCGGCGATTGGCCATGTTAGTAATCTGCATAAAAACATTTGTCTATTTCATATACACTATACTAAAAGTATCTACTTGGTAGCTAATAttcgtgtcataaaaattagtgacatgTAATCCTGTTATTAATTTTTGTAACACGCATAATAGTTAATTAATCCTCATGTCACTAATGAGAATTTTTAtttgagttcgagggttttttagaacagtaacttagattgatttggaaattaggacaataactttcggacttctaaaaataggacactaattaataagtgttgcatccgcaggacatttttcatgccaattatcggccgagaaatgtcctatttttacgattGAACAAGGCATTCACATGTCCCAATCTTCGTGAATTGTCGATTTATGTTAAGTTAGGGAAGGCGCGCAGAGTGTGAGCGTGAGTTGATCAGCTCAAAACTTACGAAATTGTTTATGTCGAAATGTGAGATTGAGGATGATCCAATGGGGATACTGGGTAAGCTTCCTTGCTTGAACAGTTTGTCTTTACAGTGAAAAGTTTGTCTTTATCATCCTTCACTAATGACTAGCCTAGTCTCCACCCGGGTAATGCTTGCACccaggggcggagctaggggtggggcaggggggtcactgggcccctctgagattttcaaaaatactaggatatttttgtaattttatattaaaaataaaaaatatataattttatctatatCATTATCTTGGTGAGCTATTTTATACTGTAATTGATATGTAAGCTTTAGAGTTAAAACGTTTAGAATAAGTAAACAcgtaattaatttatacatatcatgtTTGGATTAGAatctagagatttattttttgaatttttattgaaaGTTATTTTGCCTTACAAAATTTCATGggattttggaaaataaaataacggactattttgaatttgcaattttaacgtctttttagtgtggcgaattaaatcattattttttcaagttttgcaatttcgtcccccaatttttttcgatTGCTATAGTATCGAATTGaagcttacgtggattagtaaagacgacgacATTTTTGTGAGACCTAAACGACATTGTTTCTTaccatttcaattaaaaatttctccaaattagaaagagattgtatcatgtatttgcactctatataatattcaatatttagtaattttattgcaaaatacatcGTAAAATGAATATAAGCTTGAAAATCtgttaaaatgtgttttttgcagtttaaataatattataattgtattattgattatcatttaaatttaatttaatttaatttttattttttaatttaattattaattttcttttaattttttttgaacccCCCGAATcaaaagtctggctccgcccctgcttGCACCAATCTAATTCTCAATTTGCAATTCTTTAATAAAGTTCGATAAGGTTTTAATAAAGCTCGATCCATTCTAAAGCTTGTATCGTCTTTCTCTTGGTTGCAGGGTACTTTTCTCCCCCCTTCGAGCTATAGTCTTGTTTTGCTTCTCTTTAATTATTTGCACTCTTTTCTCTCCAACTTTAATCacttattttgaaataaatgtgtatatatttcttt is a window encoding:
- the LOC130996991 gene encoding putative disease resistance protein At1g50180, whose protein sequence is MAEAVVSTALETLCDLLVDEARFLSGVGDQVKELEIQLKEMKCLLKDADRRRHESKIILNWISEIKDLVYRAEAAIERHAAYQVTSRRKQGLKQLLRRCSCSLEVYKSIHQLGSEISPIKSRLERINKEMLESGIKKSIINNTDEGESSSANNRARKSFPEFEIGDCFVGMKDELKQLLHLLVEDEKHRVISVWGMGGSGKTTIAKKLYNETKTKFDLSAWLCISQQCPSFQSVWKDILKQLEHQNTKDGPKIREDVVANLSEWELKERLCKIQKEKRCLIVFDDLWETSHWDGFKHPFLVQDLHSKILITTRKQEVAEIGCQVKLGLLKEEDALELLKKKAFPHTNIPEFALEENVEKIGKDAEFALEENVEKIGKEMVKKCGYLPLAICLLGGVLRKTNSMMEWKLVKEFIYRDEKEIDGVLNLSYESLPYYLKSCFLYMGIFQEDEDIYVEDLYMMWIAQGMISIGDKDKTLMEIAELYLGELASRSIVQVEIYDGVAPGRRYFSCKLHDVVRELCLKLGRSEDFGVQSLEYQSGKASSHRKIRHLAIHFRKEVQVEPDELTVTWGEDSSEHLRSLQMFNHIGSGVIVEFPQQGIVDFQKFKLLRDLVMVGFKFEGRKLSKGIASLVHLRRLYLKRCEFDKLPSSIRNLVYMDTLDLTSSRNIEVPNVFEEMVRLKHLILPDYDPPKIGSYRLTLDEGVIELETLWNLDSRVHDLKCMNKMKNLASFRTKIHDNESLSANIDAIALMEKLLYCWVEIKTGCELGTNKGVLTLKKVITCPNLHSLWIEVKLGKALAECGSDFISSKLISLGLSECEIEDDPMGILGKLPCLRDLYLWRKSFVGEKMTCLSNSFPRLKRLHLLQLPNLREWRVGAGAMPILSELRIDECSSLKMLPEGLSGISTLRELHIYGELGKRVSASGDDFHKMDDGLSGISTIQKLEIYGMSELGKRVLPSGEDSQKVTHVPSVII